In the Sarcophilus harrisii chromosome 1, mSarHar1.11, whole genome shotgun sequence genome, one interval contains:
- the TATDN2 gene encoding putative deoxyribonuclease TATDN2 isoform X3, with translation MCTLRRGASRRRVDPKDESYSSELAAEAPSHNNSVEEAGVTQKTRRRVKDQGSTVIYLKALQGILGKSIPRKKKKEAVEPEQNQDASPRSREGPDKKSGGVSLPVKEKQFHLPESSREEDEAATASLGSITTVRDSESTLGKKPPGNLRTVAEKSRESYSEEQRPKEREVVIENPSSESDWSDMEDIPTMGFSQEDSVSLNISVVSEPSSSSTDYVMYPAHLYGSPWCDYAGYWAGSPKPFCYPTTNSIGDALNVMGRNKSQLSDCSAEIANSNCRNAAEDGEVVEGRPPKSSQTWEQEKVGEKRTFREEVPGFSREHTSGSSYQGGWGCQGSVGFIDTHCHLDMLYSRLSFQGTFSKFRKIYSSSFPKEFQGCIADFCDPRTLTDYLWEDLLKEDLVWGAFGCHPHFSRYYNERQERNLLQALRHPKAVAFGEMGLDYSYKCTSPVSDQRKVFERQLQLAVALKKPLVIHCREADEDLLSIMKKFVPVDYKIHRHCFTGSYSVIEPLLKHFPNLSVGFTALVTYSSAWEVRETLKQIPLERVIVETDAPYFLPRQVPKSLCQYAHPGLALHTVREIAKVRGEPLSQTLATLRQNTSRLYSL, from the exons GTTGATCCCAAGGATGAATCCTATAGCTCTGAGCTTGCAGCTGAAGCTCCAAGTCATAATAATTCTGTGGAGGAAGCAGGGGTGACCCAGAAGACAAGGAGGAGAGTCAAAGACCAGGGGTCTACAGTGATTTACCTGAAGGCCCTCCAGGGCATTTTGGGGAAATCCATaccaagaaagaagaagaaagaggctGTGGAGCCAGAGCAAAACCAAGATGCCAGCCCCAGAAGCAGAGAAGGACCTGACAAGAAGAGCGGTGGGGTTTCCCTTCCAGTTAAGGAAAAGCAGTTTCATCTGCCAGAAAGTAGCCGGGAGGAAGATGAAGCTGCCACAGCAAGTCTCGGCAGCATCACGACAGTTAGGGACTCTGAAAGCACCTTGGGTAAAAAGCCACCTGGGAACCTGAGGACAGTTGCAGAAAAAAGCAGAGAGTCCTACTCAGAAGAACAGAGG CCTAAAGAGAGGGAGGTGGTGATAGAAAATCCTTCTTCAGAAAGCGATTGGTCAGATATGGAAGATATTCCCACCATGGGGTTCTCCCAAGAGGATTCTGTTTCTTTGAACATCTCTGTAGTTTCAGAACCTTCATCTTCCAGTACTGATTATGTCATGTACCCAGCGCACTTGTACGGCAGTCCCTGGTGTGACTATGCTGGTTACTGGGCTGGCAGCCCCAAGCCTTTCTGTTATCCCACCACCAACAGTATTGGCGATGCTTTGAACGTAATGGGAAGAAATAAGAGCCAGCTCAGTGATTGCTCTGCTGAGATTGCTAACAGCAACTGTAGGAATGCCGCTGAGGACGGGGAAGTGGTGGAAGGGAGGCCCCCTAAGTCCTCTCAGACATGGGAACAAGAGAAGGTGGGGGAGAAAAGGACATTCCGTGAAGAGGTGCCTGGCTTTTCTCGAGAGCACACGTCCGGCTCCTCCTACCAGGGAGGCTGGGGGTGCCAAGGTTCCGTGGGCTTCATCGATACCCACTGTCACTTGGACATGCTTTATTCCAGGTTGTCATTCCAAGGAACTTTTTCAAAATTTAGAAAGATTTATAGCAGCTCCTTCCCAAAAGAATTTCAAGGTTGTATAGCTGACTTCTGTGATCCTCGTACCCTCACGGATTACCTATGGGAGGATCTGTTGAAAGAGGACCTTGTCTGGGGGGCCTTTGGTTGTCACCCTCATTTTTCCCGATACTACAATGAACGTCAAGAAAGAAATCTCCTTCAGGCTTTGAGGCATCCCAAGGCTGTTGCATTTGGAGAAATGGGACTGGATTATTCTTATAAATGTACTTCTCCTGTCTCAGATCAGCGAAAG GTATTTGAAAGGCAATTGCAATTGGCTGTGGCTTTGAAGAAACCCTTAGTGATACACTGCCGAGAAGCAGACGAAGATTTACTCTCGATTATGAAGAAATTTGTGCCTGTTGATTATAAAATCCATAG GCACTGCTTCACTGGTAGCTATTCTGTCATTGAGCCCCTGCTGAAGCACTTTCCCAACCTCTCCGTGGGATTCACGGCGCTTGTCACCTATTCTTCTGCCTGGGAAGTCAGGGAAACGTTGAAACAGATCCCTTTGGAGAGGGTCATCGTGGAAACGGACGCTCCCTACTTCCTCCCTCGGCAG GTCCCCAAGAGCCTTTGCCAGTATGCCCACCCAGGTCTGGCCCTTCACACAGTTCGAGAGATTGCTAAGGTCAGAGGTGAGCCACTCTCCCAGACCTTGGCCACCTTGCGACAGAATACCAGCCGCCTTTACAGCCTTTAA